TTCGCGGTCATATACCGCATTCTGTGAGAATTATCGTACAAATCACGATCATCGCGACTCTCGTTATCGTGGTCGACCAGGTACTTCAGGCCTACGCTTTTGAACTGAGTAAACGCTTGTCCGTGTTTGTTGGTTTGATCATTACCAACTGTATCGTTCTCGGTCGAGCCGAGAGTTTCGCGATGCACAATGGCTTCGTCGCCAGCACGCTTGACGGAATCGGTAACGGGCTGGGTTATTCACTGATCCTGGTGATCGTCGGCGCCATCCGCGAGTTCTTTGGCAAGGGTAGCCTGCTGAATATCCAGATTCTGATCCCGACCAGCCAGGGGGGTGCGTTCGAACCACTGCACCTGATGCTGTTGCCGCCGAGTGCATTTTTCATCATCGGCGGCATTATCTGGTTCATTCGCCGCAAGCGGCCGCAGCAAGTAGAGAAACCCGAGTTTACACTGCGCGC
This is a stretch of genomic DNA from Gammaproteobacteria bacterium. It encodes these proteins:
- a CDS encoding NADH:ubiquinone reductase (Na(+)-transporting) subunit D, producing the protein MQDNNWRILTRPLIDDNPLTLQILGICSALAVTTSLDTALLMSLVVVCVLALGSGSVSLIRGHIPHSVRIIVQITIIATLVIVVDQVLQAYAFELSKRLSVFVGLIITNCIVLGRAESFAMHNGFVASTLDGIGNGLGYSLILVIVGAIREFFGKGSLLNIQILIPTSQGGAFEPLHLMLLPPSAFFIIGGIIWFIRRKRPQQVEKPEFTLRAREQESK